A single uncultured Methanolobus sp. DNA region contains:
- a CDS encoding ATP-binding protein has translation MNERNLTPDESNKTKVRLAARTLLVFITLSFLLVPCAGANSTMELKVGVYPNEPLISQDQNGKAIGLYVDILESIAQKEGWELKYVPGTLDQCYQRLDNSSIDIIPAIPYIPETEQNYILTSEAPYTDWGIVYTYKGSGISSMSNLDGKRIAHVNDIFYESFNTSPGNGNISYSFIEAENYLEIFELVERREVDAGIISRSYGELHETQFNLEKIPFVISPTDMVFALSENTDPVISKKIDYDIRLMVLEDGTIHYLSDTAEDNDEGITTWESPSWLKYSVGIGGGLLLIFVILSLTLKNKVEEKTYELNSKNRELEVEIRERKIAEEKLKQYSLELKDSNELKDLFTDILRHDLINPATVIKGYVEYLIEVENEPRKKEAMKAIERNNKKLIELIENAAHLAKLENMDDMTFETLDLKEIIEEVIEHITPKLEEKNMTITFKPSGSYPADVNTTIEDVFSNLISNAIKYSPSGTNIDMHIKDVDNKWEIMISDEGEGIPDEEKPFVFDRFKRAHKVNIKGTGLGLAIVKRIVDLHEGTVEVFDRTDRKGTTFKVTLQKTKMQM, from the coding sequence ATGAACGAAAGAAATCTGACTCCGGATGAAAGCAATAAAACCAAAGTCAGGCTTGCAGCCAGAACATTGCTTGTTTTCATAACACTCAGTTTCCTGCTGGTTCCCTGTGCTGGTGCCAATTCCACCATGGAACTCAAAGTCGGAGTCTATCCGAATGAGCCACTAATATCACAGGATCAGAACGGAAAGGCCATAGGGCTCTATGTAGACATACTGGAAAGTATAGCCCAAAAAGAAGGATGGGAGCTAAAATATGTTCCCGGTACCCTTGATCAGTGTTATCAGCGGCTTGATAACAGCAGCATAGACATCATTCCTGCAATCCCTTATATTCCGGAAACCGAGCAAAATTACATTCTGACATCTGAAGCCCCATATACAGACTGGGGAATCGTTTACACATACAAAGGTTCGGGGATCAGTTCCATGAGCAACCTTGATGGAAAAAGGATAGCCCATGTCAATGATATTTTTTATGAAAGCTTCAATACAAGCCCTGGAAACGGGAACATCAGTTACTCGTTCATAGAAGCAGAAAATTACCTTGAGATATTCGAACTTGTAGAGAGACGTGAAGTTGATGCAGGAATTATATCAAGGTCATATGGAGAACTACATGAAACACAATTCAATCTGGAAAAGATCCCCTTTGTGATATCTCCTACAGATATGGTCTTTGCACTATCTGAAAATACAGACCCTGTTATTAGTAAGAAAATCGATTATGATATACGTCTGATGGTCCTGGAAGACGGCACCATACACTACCTGTCAGATACAGCAGAAGACAATGATGAAGGTATCACCACATGGGAAAGTCCTTCATGGCTAAAATATTCTGTTGGAATCGGTGGTGGCCTTCTTCTGATATTTGTGATATTGAGTCTTACTCTTAAGAATAAGGTTGAAGAGAAAACATATGAGCTGAATTCAAAGAACAGGGAACTTGAAGTTGAGATAAGGGAGAGAAAGATAGCAGAGGAAAAATTGAAGCAGTACTCTCTTGAGCTTAAGGACTCAAATGAACTGAAGGATCTTTTTACAGACATACTCAGGCATGATCTCATTAACCCTGCAACTGTGATAAAAGGTTATGTAGAGTACCTCATTGAAGTTGAAAACGAGCCCCGGAAAAAAGAGGCAATGAAAGCCATCGAAAGGAATAACAAAAAACTTATCGAACTCATTGAGAATGCAGCACATCTTGCAAAGCTTGAGAATATGGATGATATGACCTTTGAAACACTCGACCTTAAAGAGATCATAGAGGAAGTAATAGAACACATCACTCCAAAGCTTGAAGAAAAGAACATGACAATAACATTCAAGCCCTCGGGCAGCTACCCAGCTGATGTAAATACAACAATCGAAGATGTCTTTTCAAATCTGATCAGCAATGCTATCAAATACAGCCCATCGGGAACTAATATCGATATGCATATCAAAGATGTCGATAACAAATGGGAAATAATGATCTCTGATGAAGGCGAAGGAATTCCTGATGAAGAAAAACCATTTGTCTTTGATCGTTTTAAGAGGGCGCATAAAGTCAACATAAAAGGAACCGGACTTGGTCTTGCCATCGTTAAGCGCATAGTTGACCTTCATGAAGGAACAGTGGAGGTCTTTGATAGAACTGACAGAAAAGGAACAACATTCAAAGTGACATTGCAAAAAACAAAGATGCAAATGTGA
- a CDS encoding nitrilase-related carbon-nitrogen hydrolase, whose product MSEKSSIKAACIQMSISDCNKQSNVEKALSMAKAAVSAGAELLVFPEVFSTGFCYDKIETSSEDENGNTIKEMCAFSKEHECVMILSIIEKQASSKGPEYYNLGVCVEDGHVAGIYRKTHPFKREKQYFSAGDSIHPIRLPIRELTIGLQICYEIRFPEVSRKLALMGSDILVTIAEFPSPRGHIWRSLAIARAIENQISHIACNRVGEGSDSSFFGGSIIVDQLGDVMEEAGGDESVIFGIIELERTTKIRNDIPVFDDRRTDIY is encoded by the coding sequence ATGTCTGAAAAGAGCAGCATCAAAGCAGCCTGTATCCAGATGAGCATATCGGATTGCAATAAGCAGTCCAATGTTGAAAAAGCATTATCTATGGCAAAAGCTGCTGTTTCTGCTGGTGCGGAACTTCTGGTATTTCCTGAAGTATTCTCCACTGGTTTCTGTTATGACAAAATTGAAACCTCTAGTGAAGATGAAAATGGTAATACCATCAAAGAGATGTGTGCTTTCTCAAAAGAACATGAATGTGTGATGATATTGTCCATAATTGAAAAACAGGCATCTTCAAAGGGACCAGAGTACTACAATCTTGGTGTTTGCGTGGAAGATGGTCATGTTGCGGGTATTTATCGAAAGACACATCCTTTCAAGCGGGAAAAACAGTATTTCTCAGCAGGGGATTCAATTCATCCGATCAGGCTTCCAATACGGGAACTGACGATCGGTCTTCAGATATGTTATGAGATACGTTTCCCGGAAGTTTCCCGAAAACTTGCTTTAATGGGATCTGATATTCTTGTGACAATAGCCGAGTTCCCGAGTCCAAGAGGGCATATATGGCGCTCACTTGCAATTGCAAGAGCTATTGAGAACCAGATATCTCACATCGCTTGTAACAGGGTGGGAGAAGGTTCAGATTCATCATTCTTCGGAGGTTCTATAATTGTGGACCAGTTGGGTGATGTAATGGAAGAGGCCGGAGGCGATGAATCAGTGATATTTGGTATTATTGAACTTGAAAGAACAACTAAAATAAGAAATGATATTCCCGTATTTGATGATCGCAGGACAGATATTTATTAG
- the tsaA gene encoding tRNA (N6-threonylcarbamoyladenosine(37)-N6)-methyltransferase TrmO translates to MSENNNDLSIVMHPIGFVNNSISDPASAREKKETESLIVLNDEYAEGLDSITDFEKIQVFFYFHLSEGFSLIQKRRYDGKVAGVFASRSPRRPNGIGVTVVELLKVENNVLHVKGLDAINGTPILDIKPSIPE, encoded by the coding sequence ATGTCTGAAAATAACAATGATCTTTCTATTGTAATGCACCCGATCGGATTTGTAAATAACAGCATCTCTGATCCTGCTTCTGCAAGAGAGAAGAAAGAGACGGAATCCCTGATAGTTCTGAATGACGAATACGCCGAAGGGCTGGATAGTATTACGGACTTTGAAAAAATACAGGTCTTTTTCTATTTCCATCTTTCAGAAGGCTTTTCCCTGATACAGAAACGCAGATACGATGGAAAGGTAGCTGGTGTTTTCGCATCACGAAGCCCAAGGAGGCCAAACGGGATCGGGGTAACTGTTGTAGAACTCCTTAAAGTGGAAAATAATGTTCTTCACGTGAAAGGACTTGATGCGATAAACGGCACCCCTATTCTTGATATCAAACCTTCCATTCCTGAATGA